The Solicola gregarius DNA window CATCGCCGATGCGCCCGGAGAGTCGGAGCACCGTACGGGCCAGCTCCCCGGCGCGCCGCGGAGATTCCGGCAGCTCCGCCGCGACCCACGACAACACCGTCCTCGCGATCTCGGGCCCTTCCATGCCTGCGAACGGATCCCGGACGTGGGCGGAGGCCGCACCTGGCGCACGCCTGCTCCCGACGAATGCCCGATCACGGGCACCCGTCGCCTGCTGCGTCGTCGATCGCGGCCGCCGGTGTCTCGCTCCCACTATCGCCTCCTGTCATCGTCGTTCGCCAGGCAGATTAGTGGCGAGGCGTACGAGTGGTCGGGTAAGCGCGCGGGGCTGTGGACGAGCGACCGGGCTGTGGATGCAAAGTGGACGGAACGCGAGACGCCCGCCCCGGATCACGGGGCGGGCGTCCGGCGTCGTGGGCGACGGTCAGTCGCAGTTCTCGTCTACGTAGTTGCCGACGTTCTCGGCGGCAGGCCCGGCGTCCGCAGCAAGGTCCTGCGCGTCTTCCATCGCCTCCGGGTCCGACGTGTCGATGCCAGCGACATCGCGCAGCGTCTCCATGTCGTCCTTGATCTCATCGGGAGCCTTGTCGACGGCCTCGTCCATCAGATCCTTTGCCTCGTCCGAGCCCGGCTCGAAGTCTGCCGTGTTGACGTCCTTGCCGACGTCGCAGAAGTCGTCTCCTCCACCACAAGCCGTCAGCGTCGCCACCGCCATGATTGCCGCGGCCGCTGCCATTCCTGCTCGACGCATGCGTCTATCTCCTCAGTGCATAAGTGGGTTTACGGCCTGCGCCGTATCGGGCTCAATCGGCCCGACGAACACCTTAGATGCTGGGGGGTCAGGTCGGGTTCACCGGGAACGTGAGATGAACGGCACGTGCCGGCCAGCCGAACCTTGGGACCACACCTCAGCGTCCGGCAAGCCCTTGCAGTACAGGCGTCGTCGCCGCCAGCGCGGCACGTACGTAGTCGACGCCGAAGCCGAAGTTGATCCGCAGGTGGCCCTCGATGCCGAAGAACACGCCCGGGCAGACGAGCACGCTCGCCCCCTCGCGGATCGCGTGGCCGACCTCGACCGACGACAGCTCGAGGTGGTAGCGCACGAATGCCAGCCCGGTCGCCTCCGGTTCGTGCACGGTGACAACGTCGGCGTTGTCCGCGGCCCATGCCCGCAGGACGTCCCACCCACGGTTCATCGCCTCTCGGTTCCGCTTCAGCAGGCCGCCCCGGCGCGGCTCCGACAGTGCCAGCCGAGCCAGTGCGTTGTCGATCCGCCCGGTAGCGATCACCGCGTACTCGTGTCGACGCCACAGCTGCTCGATCATGTCCGGACGCGCGATCGCCCAGCCGATCCGGAGACCGGAAAGACCGTACGTCTTCGACATGCTGTTGACGCCGATCACCTTGTCGTAGCGGCCGACGAACGTCGCGGCATGCTTGCGCGCTGCACGCTCGCTGCCCTGATAGACCTCGTCCGCGAGGATCCAAGCTCCGTACCGCTCGGCGATCGCGACGATCCGGGCGATCTCCTCCTCGGTCAGCACGTAGCCGGACGGGTTGTTCGGGTTGCAGACGTAGATCAGCTTCGTCGTCGTACCCGCGAGCGACTCGAGCGCATCGAGGTCGGGCCTCCACCCGTCGTCGGGATCGAGCGGAAACTCGCGTACGTTGCACCCGTTGTTGGTCGCAAGTCCCCACACCTGTTGGTATCCGGGCTGCATCACGATCACGTCGTCGCCGGGGCCACACAACACATCGACGACCGCCGCATTGGCCTCCGACGCACCGACCGTCACCAGCACGTCGTCGGCACCCACATCCGGATACAGTCCTGCGATCACCTCGCGCAGCGCCCGCTCGCCGTTGACCTCCGGGTAGTACAACGCCGTCCCGAGCAGCTCGTCGAGATCGCCCGGATCATCGAGCAGCTCGCCGAGGCGGACCGGCTCGAGTGTGCTGTCGGCCAGGTTGAACCGCACAGTCTGCTCGTACGCGGACTGCCAGTTCTCCAGCTCGAATCGTTGGAACATCGCTCTACCTCGCAATCCGATGACCGGCAACGGACAACGCCTCGATCGCGCCGTCGAGATCTTGGGTGAGCAGATAGTCGGTGTCATACGTGGAGACCGCGAACACCGACACCTTCGCCTCGGCGAGTACGCCGGAGAGGTTCGCCAAGATGCCGACGAGCTCGAACTCCAGCGGCCCTTCCACCTTGAGGGCTCCCCAGCCGCTTTCGACGACCGCACCCCCGGGCGCCTGCTCGGGGCGACACACGACCGACACCTCGTCGCCGGTCACGGTCACGGACCAGAATGGGCCCACATCGCCTGCTGGCAAGGGCAACGACGATGATCTGGGAAGCCGGCACACCGCGAACTCACCGTCGAGAACCGTCAGATCCAGATTCACCATGCGTACGCCTCCGGTGCAGGGCCGCCGGGCCCGGG harbors:
- a CDS encoding ACT domain-containing protein, encoding MVNLDLTVLDGEFAVCRLPRSSSLPLPAGDVGPFWSVTVTGDEVSVVCRPEQAPGGAVVESGWGALKVEGPLEFELVGILANLSGVLAEAKVSVFAVSTYDTDYLLTQDLDGAIEALSVAGHRIAR
- a CDS encoding aminotransferase class I/II-fold pyridoxal phosphate-dependent enzyme yields the protein MFQRFELENWQSAYEQTVRFNLADSTLEPVRLGELLDDPGDLDELLGTALYYPEVNGERALREVIAGLYPDVGADDVLVTVGASEANAAVVDVLCGPGDDVIVMQPGYQQVWGLATNNGCNVREFPLDPDDGWRPDLDALESLAGTTTKLIYVCNPNNPSGYVLTEEEIARIVAIAERYGAWILADEVYQGSERAARKHAATFVGRYDKVIGVNSMSKTYGLSGLRIGWAIARPDMIEQLWRRHEYAVIATGRIDNALARLALSEPRRGGLLKRNREAMNRGWDVLRAWAADNADVVTVHEPEATGLAFVRYHLELSSVEVGHAIREGASVLVCPGVFFGIEGHLRINFGFGVDYVRAALAATTPVLQGLAGR